The nucleotide window AAAGAAGATGGCTCCATTTTACATTATACATCTGGATCAACAGGGGCACCTAAGGGTGTTTTACATGTACATTATGCAATGGTACAGCAATACGAAACAGCCAAATGGGTATTAGACTTAAAAGAAGATGATATTTATTGGTGTACAGCTGATCCAGGATGGGTAACGGGAACAGCTTATGGGATTTTCGGCCCTTGGTTAAATGGCGTTACGAACGTTATTATTGGCGGACGTTTTAGTCCCCAAGCTTGGTATGCTGCAATAGAACAGTATGGTGTTACAGTGTGGTATAGTGCACCAACTGCATTCAGAATGTTAATGGGCGCTGGACCAAATATTTTAAAACAGTACAATTTATCTTCATTGCGACACGTTTTATCAGTTGGGGAGCCGTTAAATCCAGAAGTTATCCGTTGGGGAATAGAAGCATTAAATCATCGCATACATGATACGTGGTGGATGACGGAAACGGGTGGCCATATGATTTGTAACTATCCATCAATGGAAATTAAACCAGGGTCAATGGGGAAACCAATACCCGGTATTTATGCAACAATTGTTGATGACGATGGAAATGAACTGCCCCCATTTACGATGGGAAATTTAGCAATACGAAAAGGATGGCCAGCTATGATGCGGCAAATTTGGGGCAATCAAGAGCGCTATGAATCATACTTCATAAAAGGAGAGTGGTATGTTTCTGGTGACTCTGCTTATATGGATGATGAAGGCTACTTCTGGTTCCAAGGGCGTGTAGACGATGTCATTATGACTGCAGGGGAGCGTGTTGGACCATTTGAAGTTGAAAGTAAACTGCTGGAACATCCAGATATTTTAGAAGCTGGCGTAATAGGGAAACCAGATCCAGTGCGTGGTGAGATTATTAAGGCGTTCATTTCATTACGTGAAGGTGTCGAGCCTTCTGAACAATTAGAAGTTGAAATTCGTGAATTTGTAAAACATGGTTTATCAGCTCACGTAGCTCCGAGAGAAATAGAATTCAAAGATAAACTTCCAAAAACCCGTAGCGGCAAAATAATGAGACGTGTATTAAAGGCATGGGAGCTAGAACTTCCAACAGGGGATTTGTCGACGATGGAAGATTAATCTAAATGCAATGTTGCTGGGACAAAACAAAAACATCATTTTTCTCGAGTGAGAAAAATGATGTTTTTTTGTAATTGGTTTCCGTTGCGGGGACGCTTTCCGGCGGCGTGGTCTGAGCCTGTTGTCTAAACGTAACGCTATTCCCCCAGGAGTCGCCCCTCCACTACAACCAATTTATTAAGTATCCTTTTTTTAATACTGTACTTTACCATAAATAGAGAAATTTTCACTTCTGTCCGAGCCTCATTTTTTTACGATTCTCTGTTTCTAAATAAAAAATTTAGAATAATTTGTTTTTATATAAAAATACAGTTGACTAAATAATTATACATATCTATACTTATTTTTATCTTTAGAAAAGAATTAAGTAATTAAAATAAGACATTGTTTTTAAACATAAATTGAGGTGACATGATGAAGGTAGGTATTATAGGGGCAACTGGTTATGGGGGATTAGAATTATTAAGGTTCTTGCATAATCATAAAGAGGTTGAAGCAATTGAGCTGTTCACTTCTTCGGAAGAAGGGACTATTTTTTCAAATAAGTTTCCACATTTAGTTGATTTGTATAATCAGCCGTTACAAAAAATAGATTATGATGTGCTGGCAAATTTTGATGTTGTTTTTGCAAGCACGCCTTCTGGAGTATCAAGTAACTTATTTCCACCACTTATTGGCTTAGGTCCAAAACTCATCGATTTATCAGGTGATTTTCGTTTGAAAGATTTATCGAGCTATGAATTTTGGTACAAAAAAAACCCTGCTCCAAAGGAGGCTGTTGAAAAAAGTGTATACGGTTTAACCGAATGGAACGAAGAGGCAATCTCTCAAGCCGAATTAATTGCAAACCCTGGATGCTATCCAACTGCCGTCCTACTTTCATTATTGCCATTATTAAAAGAAAGTTTAATCGATCCGAGTTTTTTAATAATTGATGCAAAGAGCGGCATTTCAGGTGCAGGAAATAAGCCTTCACAAAGTACGCATTATAGTGAGGCGAATGAAAGTTTTTCGATTTATAAAATTAATGAGCATCAGCATATCCCTGAAATTGAGCAGGCGATTTCGATGTTCGCTAATGTGGAGGCAAATATAACATTTAATACACATTTAGTACCAATGACACGTGGAATACTGGCAACTTCATACGCTCAGGTGACATCAGGTGTGACACAGCAACAA belongs to Solibacillus sp. FSL R7-0682 and includes:
- the acsA gene encoding acetate--CoA ligase, with the protein product MGMKIMEKLAIVPGEHCLKNYEETVATHNWTNTEKAFTWYETGKVNIAYEAIDRHVETPLKDKDALHYSDGVRKETYTFHDMKQNSNKAANVFQDKANLKKGDRLFIFMPRTPELYFSLLGALKMGVIVGPLFEAFMEGAVYDRLADSEATAVVTTPALLGRIPIDQLPNLKTVFVVGENIVETDVIVDFNKYFDEASVHFEIEWMDKEDGSILHYTSGSTGAPKGVLHVHYAMVQQYETAKWVLDLKEDDIYWCTADPGWVTGTAYGIFGPWLNGVTNVIIGGRFSPQAWYAAIEQYGVTVWYSAPTAFRMLMGAGPNILKQYNLSSLRHVLSVGEPLNPEVIRWGIEALNHRIHDTWWMTETGGHMICNYPSMEIKPGSMGKPIPGIYATIVDDDGNELPPFTMGNLAIRKGWPAMMRQIWGNQERYESYFIKGEWYVSGDSAYMDDEGYFWFQGRVDDVIMTAGERVGPFEVESKLLEHPDILEAGVIGKPDPVRGEIIKAFISLREGVEPSEQLEVEIREFVKHGLSAHVAPREIEFKDKLPKTRSGKIMRRVLKAWELELPTGDLSTMED
- the argC gene encoding N-acetyl-gamma-glutamyl-phosphate reductase: MKVGIIGATGYGGLELLRFLHNHKEVEAIELFTSSEEGTIFSNKFPHLVDLYNQPLQKIDYDVLANFDVVFASTPSGVSSNLFPPLIGLGPKLIDLSGDFRLKDLSSYEFWYKKNPAPKEAVEKSVYGLTEWNEEAISQAELIANPGCYPTAVLLSLLPLLKESLIDPSFLIIDAKSGISGAGNKPSQSTHYSEANESFSIYKINEHQHIPEIEQAISMFANVEANITFNTHLVPMTRGILATSYAQVTSGVTQQQLVDCLASTYVNNPFVRVIQDATSIGTNRVKGSNYCDIYVKLDERTNRATIISVIDNLVKGAAGQAIQNMNVQFGLPQQTGLQLVPYFI